A region of Jaculus jaculus isolate mJacJac1 chromosome 16, mJacJac1.mat.Y.cur, whole genome shotgun sequence DNA encodes the following proteins:
- the Chdh gene encoding choline dehydrogenase, mitochondrial codes for MWRTLGGWRQCLVKPHRAQAILGQLSHPRSLAGASGGSADQDEYSYVVVGAGSAGCVLANRLSEDPGQRVLLLEAGPKDLLLGSKRFLWKIHMPAALVANLCDDRYNWYYHTESQPSMDGRVMYWPRGRVWGGSSSLNAMVYIRGHAEDYNRWHRQGAEGWDYAHCLPYFRKAQAHELGADRYRGGDGPLRVSRGETNHPLHQAFLQAARQAGYPLTDDMNGFQQEGFGWMDRTIYKGKRWSTACAYLHPVLSRPNLRTEVQALVSRVLFEGTRAVGVEYFRNGRSHRAYASQEVILSGGAINSPQLLMLSGIGNADDLKELGIPVVCHLPGVGQNLQDHLEVYIQQACTRPITLHSAQKPLRKASIGLEWLWRFTGDGATAHLETGGFIRSQPGVTHPDIQFHFLPSQVIDHGRMPTQQEAYQVHVGTMRGTSVGWLKLRSANPQDHPVIQPNYLSTETDIEDFRQCVKLTREIFAQEALAPFRGKELQPGSHVQSDEEIDAFVRAKADSAYHPSCTCKMGQPSDPSAVVDPQTRVLGVENLRVVDASIMPSVVSGNLNAPTIMIAEKAADIIKGRPALWDEDVPVYKPQTLATQR; via the exons ATGTGGCGTACCCTTGGaggctggaggcaatgtcttGTGAAGCCACACAGGGCACAGGCCATCCTAGGCCAGCTGTCTCACCCAAGAAGCCTTGCTGGGGCCAGTGGGGGCTCAGCAGACCAGGATGAGTACAGCTACGTGGTGGTGGGCGCGGGCTCTGCCGGCTGCGTGCTGGCCAACCGGCTCTCTGAGGACCCTGGCCAGCGGGTGCTGCTGCTGGAGGCAGGACCCAAGGACCTGCTACTGGGGAGCAAGAGGTTCTTGTGGAAGATCCACATGCCTGCAGCCCTTGTGGCTAACCTGTGTGACGACAGGTACAACTGGTACTACCACACAGAGTCGCAGCCCAGCATGGACGGCCGCGTCATGTACTGGCCACGCGGCCGTGTCTGGGGAGGGTCCTCATCCCTCAACGCCATGGTCTATATCCGAGGACACGCTGAGGACTACAACCGCTGGCATCGCCAAGGGGCCGAGGGCTGGGACTATGCACACTGCCTGCCCTACTTCCGCAAGGCCCAGGCCCACGAGCTGGGAGCAGACAGGTACCGAGGTGGTGACGGTCCACTGCGGGTGTCCCGAGGCGAGACAAACCACCCGCTGCACCAGGCCTTCCTGCAGGCAGCGCGGCAGGCAGGCTACCCCCTCACTGACGACATGAATGGCTTCCAGCAGGAGGGCTTTGGCTGGATGGACAGGACCATCTACAAAG GCAAGCGCTGGAGCACAGCCTGTGCCTACCTGCACCCAGTGCTGAGCCGCCCCAACCTCAGGACCGAGGTCCAAGCGCTCGTGAGCAGGGTACTGTTTGAAGGCACACGCGCAGTGGGCGTGGAGTACTTCAGGAATGGCCGGAGCCACAGG GCTTACGCCAGCCAGGAGGTGATTTTGAGTGGGGGCGCCATCAACTCTCCACAGCTGCTCATGCTCTCTGGCATTGGGAATGCAGATGACCTCAAGGAACTGGGCATCCCTGTGGTGTGCCACCTGCCTG GAGTTGGTCAGAACTTGCAAGACCACTTGGAGGTCTACATTCAGCAGGCATGCACTCGCCCCATCACCCTCCACTCAGCCCAGAAGCCCCTGCGGAAGGCCAGCATCGGTCTGGAGTGGCTCTGGAGGTTCACAG GAGATGGCGCCACAGCCCATCTGGAAACAGGTGGTTTTATCCGCAGCCAGCCTGGGGTAACCCACCCAGATATCCAGTTCCACTTCCTGCCATCCCAAGTGATTGACCATGGGCGGATGCCCACCCAGCAGGAGGCTTACCAG GTGCATGTCGGGACTATGAGGGGCACGAGTGTAGGCTGGCTTAAACTGAGAAGTGCCAACCCTCAGGACCACCCTGTGATACAACCCAACTACTTGTCAACAG AAACAGACATCGAGGACTTCCGTCAGTGTGTGAAGCTGACCAGAGAAATTTTTGCGCAGGAAGCCTTGGCTCCCTTCCGGGGCAAAGAGCTGCAGCCTGGAAGCCATGTCCAGTCCGATGAAGAGATAGACGCCTTTGTACGGGCAAAAGCCGACAGCGCCTATCACCCCTCGTGCACCTGTAAGATGGGCCAGCCCTCCGACCCCAGCGCTGTGGTGGACCCACAGACCAGGGTCCTTGGAGTGGAAAACCTCAGGGTTGTGGATGCCTCTATCATGCCCAGTGTGGTTAGTGGCAACCTTAACGCCCCGACAATCATGATTGCAGAGAAAGCAGCTGATATTATTAAGGGGAGGCCTGCACTCTGGGACGAGGATGTTCCTGTTTACAAGCCCCAAACTCTGGCCACCCAACGTTAA